Within Enoplosus armatus isolate fEnoArm2 chromosome 1, fEnoArm2.hap1, whole genome shotgun sequence, the genomic segment GAttctgtttcagtgttgtaTTAAGATGAGAACCTGTCCTTAGAGactgaggttttgttttcagaaggaaaacattttgtctgCAGAGCATCATGAGAGAAGAATTCATGATGTAGAAGTTGTGAAGTAATTAAGGATCTTTTGTGACACTGAAGCTGCAAATTTGGTCACTTATGAAAACACATTGGACTGAacagctttctgtctgtctgattttaTGTCTGCAGAAAGGAAAAACTGAAACCCACATTAGAGGGTTCATGAATTCCTAAATGCATCAAAAGGAAAGCGTCCTGTTCTGTCAGTGCACACAGTTGATGGTAGATGAGATGAACTGGAGACTGAGGAGCAGTTTTTCTCTCAGCTCGGAGTTGTAATGTTACAGGATCTCGTAACCTGAACCCGAGTCAGTTTTCTATGACAAGAAGCTTCATGGAGCATCGAGCAACAGAAAAATCTTTTATTTGATTCTAGCCACAAAACCTTTTCTCTTGAATGAGTGAAAGCTGTTCTATCAAGTTTGTTGGCGGCAGGAAAAAAGTTTATCAAAGCCAAAGTTTACAGGTGAGATGACAGAGAGCCCTTCCATCAACTGAACTACAGTTTACTATGATTGTCATTATGCACCAGATGTACAAATTAACCACAGCTAGAAGCAATTTACAACATGCACTTCATCAAGAAAGATTGCATAGCTCTTCACTGTTCTGCCCTTTAAAACTGTGCTTTTTAAAAGAATCCAGTGAGTGGATTTGGCCTTTCTGCAAAGCACTGAAGTCAGAAAAGCCCTGTTCTATTTCCTCTGCAGCGTCTCCAAATGTGTCTCAGAAGAGCAAAATCAGACCTGGTGCAGAGAAGCTCTCTTGGTATAAAATTAGCCCCGGCTTGGTTTATCGCTGCTCCTTGTCCACCTACAAACAGTTTATGATGATGAGAAAGGTTTCATGCAGTAACAACTTTCTCCCTGAAATGTCCCCCACTATCTGTAAGATGCTAAATTGGCAAGAAAATGCCTGTGCTTCTGTGAGTCCAGACCAGACTCTGTGTCAGGTCTCAGGTCAAGACTCTCCGCCAGCGATAGAAAGGACAGGCACTGAGTCGAGGTGGGTCTGAGGttcaggtggaggtggagtctGGAGGGTGAAGACCGACTGGATCAGGAAACAGGGTCAAAGTGAAAAGTCTTTCTGCAGGATTTCATCAGTCTCATATTCGTACGTGGAAGTtactgcagacaaaaacaaaaaacataataagTTTCATCGGTTGAACCACAATGATTCTTCAAGCCTTCAAGCAGGTTTCCTTCCCTCCTGTGAGAGAATCCACTGATCGCAGGAACTCCACTGATGTGTGGAGAATGATTATATTCACCAGAGTGAGGTGGTTTGCTTTGATGCAGTGGGGGTCCCAAATAAAACGCAAAGTCATCCAACATAAAAGTTTAACAATTTTAACAACAACGTCATCCTGCAAGGGGCTGCATCGgcaaatcaaatacattttaactttGCACCTTCCttcagtgatgtagaagtgtactgCAGGGTGTGTTCTACACTGTGACaacactgttgggtgtggttacagttACAAATCCTGTGTCAGAGCATTATGAACCTGTGTTACTTAAACTGGAGTGTTTATGGTCCGAATGCCTCCCACACTCTGCTGTCTTGTTCTTAGTTCTTCTTTACTTCGATGTTTCTTAACTTTAAACATCCACAAATGCCAATATAGAGGTAAATAAGAACTGGGAACAAGACAGCAGTGGGTATTTTTTTGATGTTTGGTGCAGATAATTTATACTCAGCACCTGCAAAAGTTTAAGACTTGAAAATCTGAAAAGCTTCAGGCTGAAACCTGCTTCTCCAGGCTGCACGCAGGCGAAGGAGCACAGAGGTCATAAGATTCCTGGAGCCTCATTTCCAGCTAGTCTGTGGTCAGTGGTCCggtgtgagagacagatttatGACTGAAATCACTGACCAGAAaacctccttcttcctcttcttttttccagGCGTGTTCTTTCTGCTTGGTTCGGGTGGAGGCATGAAGTCGTCAGTTTGATCAAGCTGCACTGTTCTGCTCTGAGTGGACTCAGACTGCAGCATTATGCCGAACAACAGAATATTCAGCTTCCTGTCTGAGAAGCAGCTCAGAGACATGCAGAACCTGAATCCTCTGTCCTTCCTAACCACTTGTACCTGACCTTGCTGGAAAACATCATGAGGTCAAGGAAAGACGTGGGGAGAAGAAAGTAAGAATTAAAACTGAAGGCACGAAAGGTACAAAGAAACACCTGCACCACGAGTCTGTCTAATCTCTGGAGGGAGGATgtgattttggtgtttttgtccTTCAAGTTTgtgaataaattaaatgaaaaactcTGGATTACATTCAGTCGTCCAAGTTCACAAAAACACTCAGTTAGAGACAAGCGTCGTACCTCAGGAAGTCAGGAGCCTTTGAGATCATGTTCTCAAAGTCAGCGAAAGAGAGCTTGTTGTCTCCGTCGAGGTCGGCCTCCTCGATGGCTTTATCACACACCAAAGTGACCTCCTCCGGTGTCAGCTCTCCTTTGGTCAGCTTGTTAAGAGTCTCCTTCAGGTCCTCCTTACAGATGAAGTTGTCCCTGTTAAAGTCTGAACCACAACCAGGAGATGACACTCAGAAAGTAGATCAGAGACTGAtgttttaacaagaaaaaaGCCTGAACATGTGTTCAAAtccacacaactttatttaaacgTCTAGTGAAGATCCCAAAGTTTGTACAAATGTCTTCACATTAGTGCTAATAAGCAAGTCTAGCATCCTAATGCAAAGATAAGTTAATGTGACAATTTATTAAGGTActactttattaggtacacctataCAGcctaatgccaaccggtacAACACCTCTGCCACATATTCTTCCTTAATGAAGCTTATAATGTTCAGTCTTCATTGACACTCTCAGAGCTGTTAATTCGactgtatgtttattattgaggcCATAGTCAGTGATGTTGTACTGCACTGCATTATATGGAAATGGGTTTCAAATGCCCCCCCATGTTTGTTATCCTCTTTTAGTCTCAGTGAGATTAAGACCTCTTTTCCAAGAGAGAcaaattcacaaaaacacaatcagcaAAACAGAACAAGCAACAACACAACTACACACCTTTTTCAGTGTGTCCCAGTTTTCATTCCAAAAACCTTCATCAACACCCTCAATCAAGCCATTTCTTCTTACATTTGGAATAAAGGTCCTAGAAGGATATGGAAGTCTATTTTACAACTACCAAATAGACTTACCCTCCCAGATTTTTTATCCACACTGCCCCTTTGGTCTCAGTGACTGGGTTCCTACATGGATACAGAAAGAGGAAATTTCCAGCCAACCATCATCCCTGACAGCGTTACTCTGCTCCCCTTTGATATTCTGATACCCCAAATTCCAAACTATAATCTGATAGTCAATCAGTCTTCATTTGGAAGCAGTTCAGATCCCATTTTGGACTTTTATCATTCCCATTGTCCTCTCCCTGCAACAGGGAGCTCTGGTTTAAAACGGGAAGCTTCCTTCTCCCAGTTATCTTTAAAGTTTAACCTCTCGAAGAACAATCTCTTTATTCTTTACAATTTTGTcacaaaaatgtcttcacaGTTTCGTACCTCGACACCATTCTGGATATTAATGTCAACAATAAGGGAGCTGCGTCTGAACTTATGACTTAATTCATCCGCGATCACTACCAGACAAGACTGGGAGGCTGACTTAGACCACAGGTTTAAGGACGAGGAGCAGGGAGACGTTTTAAGTAGAATCCATTCCTCTTCCATACCACCCTCACAGTCTCAGTCAGTTCAAATGTATATGTTGCATCTAGTGGACTAAAGTCAGACTAGCAAAGATTAAGCCAGATATGGACCCTCCATGTGACAAATGATGGCCGGCACCAGCCTCACTGTCTGGCTTTGTCCAGGGCGGCTTGCTTTCTGGAAATCTatctttaacttttaacttttcctGCAGTCTGGTGAGATTTGTCAACATTCTGGACCATGTATGGTCCTGAATCAGGACTATGTGCACCCATTTTCCCtgcttctgtgtctctctctaacTGTAGACCCACTGTAGCTTTAGTGATTAAGGGTCTTGTAAACTTCACAGTTAAGGCCTGTTAGCCGGCAGCTCTGAGTATCTTCATggtgtctctttctgttctgGCCTCTCGGAATCTGGATCCTAACCTGAGGACTTCCACCTCAACAAACATCTTACCGTATATCTTGAAGGCGTAAATGGTCTTGAGTTCTCTGGGTGAAGTTTCgcagagagcagaaaacatgTCGACGAAGTCGTTGAAACTCTGGCTCCCCTGTCCGTCTTCTGAGAACGTCTCCACGATTCTGTCTCTGAACGGGTTCTCCTGTCAGGACAACAACTTTTACtaaatgaatacagaaataaattattattattatttaatggaACAAAAGGATAACAAATGATCACTACTTGGAAACATTCATTGTGTTAAAGATGCTTTTTTTGGATGATTGTTTCAGTTGAATATGTGGCAGTTGGAAGAAGCTggtgtttgttcatgtttgctGTAAATAATCCCACAAGGGATGAGCCAGGAAATGAcatgacacatttaaaatgtaatgtgtttaatTATTCACTGTACATGAACATAATTTAGAGGAGGCAGGGTGAACAAGGCCTCCACATGAGTCTGGTTGTACTGGAGGTACTGgtcagctgcagtgtgactgagtgtgaaacagagaaatgtcCCTGTTTATAATGTGTTCAATGTGTTAACTGTATAAACAAACACCAGCTGCAGCCTGACAGCATATcgtgggaactgttgggtctctgtaataacattataaagagtcggtctagacctgctctatttgtaaagtgtcatgtgatgacttttgttgtcatttggcgctatataaataaaattggatTATATTGAATTGAATCATCATGGGGTGTAAAGACAGAAACTGTATGAAGAACAAATAAGCTAAAGAACACAAAGACATCAAACATTTACTC encodes:
- the LOC139287442 gene encoding calcium and integrin-binding family member 2-like; its protein translation is MGNKQTTFTDEQLEAYQDCTFFTRKEVLRLHGRYRELAPHLVPLDYTNSPDIRVPLTLIVSMPELKENPFRDRIVETFSEDGQGSQSFNDFVDMFSALCETSPRELKTIYAFKIYDFNRDNFICKEDLKETLNKLTKGELTPEEVTLVCDKAIEEADLDGDNKLSFADFENMISKAPDFLSNFHVRI